GTCGCTGCCCCGCGTGGTGGGGGTGGACCCCAACACCGGCGAGGAGATCACCGCGCAGAACGGCCGCTATGGCCCATATCTGAAGCGCGGCACCGACTCTCGGTCACTGGCCACCGAAGAGCAGATGTTCACCATCGACCTCGACGAGGCGCTGAAGATCTACGCCGAGCCGAAACGGCGCGGCCGGCAGGCGGCCGCGGCCCCACCGCTGCGGGAACTGGGCGTCGACCCGGTGTCGGAGAAGCCGATGGTGATCAAGGACGGCCGGTTCGGGCCCTATGTCACCGACGGTGAGACCAACGCGAGCCTGCGCAAGGGTGACGACGTGCTGTCGATCACCGACGAGCGGGCCTCGGAGCTACTGGCCGACCGGCGCGCTCGCGGCCCGGTGAAGAAGAAGGCGGCCGCGAAGAAGACGGCCAAGAAGACGGCCGCCAAGAAGTCCCCGGCGAAAAAGGCCGCCAAGAAGGCCTGAGCGCCCCGCCTGAACCGAGGTTCGCCCCCCCGGGCCGGCCCGCGCTCGAGGTCAGCTCAGCCGGGCTCGGACGCGGAGACGTCCGAGACGTCGGCGCCGCCCGGGACATCTGGGGAGTTGGCGATGTTCGGGATCTGCGGGAGCGCGGCGAGCCGGATCGGTCGGGCCAGCTGGGTGGGCGCGATGCGGCCGCGCAGTTCCACGACCTCGCCGACATCCCAGCTCAGCGCTTCGGCGTCCAGGGCGCCGCTGACCGCCTGTGACGACGCCAGCACGCGACCTTCCTCGAGCTTGGCGAGCTCGGTCAGCCGCGCGGCCTCGTTGACCGGGTCGCCGATCACGGTGTATTCGAAGCGGGCTCGCGCGCCGATGTGGCCGGCGATGGCGCGGCCGGCCGAGACCCCGATGCCGAACTCGGAGCTGCCCAGCACCGGCAGCAGCTCGTCGTGCAGGTCGCGGGCGGCGGCCAGCGCGGCGCCGTAGGAGTCCGGGTGCTCGATGGGTGCGCCGAAGATGCACAGCGCCGCGTCACCTTGGAACTTGTTGACGAAACCGCCATGGCGGGCAACGGTTTCCACCACCACCCGGAAGAACTCGTTGAGCAGGTTGACCACCTCTGCGGGCGGGCGCGTGGAGGCCAGCTGAGTCGAGCCGACCAGGTCGACGAACAGCACCGCGACGTCGCGTTCCTGCCCGCCCAACTCGGTGCCCCGTTCCAGGGCCCGCCGGGCGACGTCCTCGCCGACGTAACGGCCGAACAGGTCACGCAGCCGCTGCCGTTCGGACAGGTCGCGCACCATGTCGTTGAATCCGGCCTGCAGCAGGCCGAGTTCGCTGGCGTCGTAGATCTGCATGTGCGCGTTGTAGTTGCCGCGCTGGACCTCGCCGAGCGCCCAGCGCAGCTGGCGCAGCGGGTCCGCGATCGACATGGCCGCCAGCACCGTGCCGGCCAGCCCGATCACCAGCGCCGCCAGCGCCATCAGCAGGATCGGCGTGAACAGCTGGTCGGCGGAGGTCTGCAGGATCGCGAACTTGCTCGCGACGATGGACAGCACGATGGCCAGCAGGGGCACGCCGGTGCCCAGCGTCCAAGTCAGCACCAGGCGCAGGATCACCCCGGGGGCCCGGAAGTTCTCCGGGGTACCGCTGCGCAGCGCGGCCACGGCCACGGGCCGCAGGGTGCGTTCGGACTGCAGGTAGCCGATGATCGCGGTGGCCGTGGCCCCCAACCCGGTGGCCACGGCGAGCACCGGCGCGGAATGGCCGGCCACCGGCCAACTGGCCGCGATGAACACGATGCCGCCCAGGCACCAGTTGGTCAGGCTGATCGCGGTGCGGTAGATCGGCATCCGCAGGGCCCGGGCGCGCGCGAGGTCGGTGGCGGCCGGGTCGGAATCGGCCAGCAGGCCCTCGCGGCGCTGCCAGCGCAGCACCGGCGTCAGCAATCGGAGGCTGACGTAGGCGCCGATCGCGAACGAGATCAGCAGATAGCCCACGAAGATGGCCAGGTTCAGCTGAGGCAGGTCCTGGAGTTGCACCCGGTCCTGCGGGGGCAGGCCGAAGCGCAGGAAGCTCAGGACGAACAGGGCACCGATGATGTCGGCCTGCACCATCCCGAGGGTGAAGACCGGCCATGGAGTGCGCACGACCCAGCGGACGAACGCACTGGCTCGTCCCCGCGGCAGCGCCCCATCGGTCACCCGTTCACCGTATCGGGCGCGGGCGACCAATCCGAACCGTTGTGGCGCACCCGATCGCCGGTGCCACATGCCGCGATGTCGCCGCTGAGCACTAGTCTTGCCGGTGATGTCAGGGGTTTTCGCGCGCTTGGTGGGCCAACACACGGTGGAGGCCGAACTCGTGGCTGCCGCGCAGACCGCTCGGGGTGACGCGATTCACAGCCCGACGGGCGCCGGAAGCATGACACACGCGTGGCTGTTCACCGGTCCGCCGGGCTCGGGCCGGTCGGTCGCGGCGCTGTGTTTCGCGGCGGCGTTGCAGTGCACCTCCGACGGCGTGCCGGGCTGCGGTCAGTGTCGGGACTGCACGACGGCCATGGCCGGCACCCACGCCGACGTCCGGCGCGTCATCCCGGAGGGCCTGTCCATCGGCGTCGGCGAGATGCGGGCGATCGTCCAGATCGCGTCGCGGCGGCCGAGCACCGCCCGCTGGCAGATCGTGGTGATCGAGGATGCCGACCGGCTCACCGAGGGGGCGGCCAACGCTCTGCTCAAGGTGGTCGAGGAGCCGCCGCCGTCCACGGTGTTCCTGCTGTGTGCCCCGTCGGTGGACCCGGAGGACATCGCGATCACGCTGCGGTCGCGGTGCCGGCACATCGCGTTGGTGACCCCGAGCGCCGACGCCATCGCGCAGGTCCTGATGGATCGCGACGGGCTGGACGCCGAGGATGCCCGCTGGGCGGCCTCGGTCAGCGGCGGGCACGTCGGGCGGGCGCGCCGGTTGGCGACCGACCCGGAGGCGCGTGACCGACGCAAACGGGCGCTGGGCCTGGCGCGCGACGCCGCCACCCCGTCGCGGGCGTTCGCCGCGGCCGAGGAGCTGGTGGCCGCCGCCGAGGCGGAGGCCAAGGCGCTCACCGAGGAACGCAACGACTCCGAGACCGAGGAGCTGCGCACCGCGCTGGGTGCGGGCGGCACGGGTAAGGGCACCGCCGGCACCATGCGCGGGGCCGCCGGGGCCATCAAGGATCTCGAGAAGCGGCAGAAGTCGCGGCAGACCCGGGCGTCCCGGGACGCGCTGGACCGTGCGCTGATCGACCTGGCGAGCTACTTCCGTGACGCGTTGCTGGTGGCGTTGCAGGCCTCGCAGAGCGGTGGCGGCGTCACCCCCAACCATCCGGACATGGCCGACCGGGTGGCCGCGATGGCCGAGCACGCGTCCCCGGACCGGCTGCTGCGCTGCATCGAGGCGGTGCTGCAATGCCGGGAGGCGCTGGCGGTCAACGTCAAGCCGAGGTTCGCCGTCGATGCGATGGTGGCCTCGGTGGGACAGGCCCTGCGCAGCGACCTGTAGACTCTCCTGCGCCCGGTGCGCCGGGTGCGCCACCTTAGCTCAGTCGGCAGAGCGATTCACTCGTAATGAATAGGTCGGGGGTTCGATTCCCCCAGGTGGCTCCGAAAAAACGCGGGCGGCTGCGGTCATTTCCCGGGCTGGACCCGGACCGTTCGCCCGCCGGGCTCAGGCCTGAATGTTCTTGCCCAGAGCCTTGAGTGCCGCGTCCTTGGCGGTGTTGGCGGCGGGGAACCCGGCGTAACCCGACGCGTGATAGATGACCTCGGCCAGCTCGTCCTCGGTCAGGCCGTTCTGCCGGGCGATCCGGAAGTGCGACTCCATCTCCATTTCCGCGCCGAGCGCGATCAGGATGCCGAGGGTGACCAGGCTGCGGTCGCGCCTGGACAACCCCTCCCGGCTCCACAGCCGGCCGAAGATGCCCTCGATGCCGATCTCCATCAACTCGGAGGCGAACCCGGTGCCGAAGCTCACGTCCTTGTTCGGCAGGTTGTCGGGCAGCAGGCCCGGCAGCATCTCGCGGAACACGTTGAGGCCGTCGTCGCGCAAGTTAGTCATGCGAATGAATATGACACAGCCTCAGCGGGCCGGTGCGAGGTGGCCCAACGGGCCCGAGGCCAGACACACCGACAGCGCGGCGGTCTGGGCCTGCGCGGTGATGGCGGTGCCGGCGCCGGACAGTCGGACGAAGACCCGGTTGAGCCCCGGCCGCACCGGAACCCGGGCCTCGGTGCCCTCGTCCAGGGACAAGGTCATCGCCCCGTCGGCGTTGGCCAGGTAGTTGATCTCGACGGTCCACTCCGCCGGTAGCAGGGGGCCGTCCAGCGGCATTCGCACCGGCGAATCGGGCTGGGTGAGGTACCCGCAGTTCGGGGTCGGCCCCGCCACGATGGTCCGCACCCAGGTCACGTTCGCCTCGACGAGGTGTCCGCCGCT
This DNA window, taken from Mycolicibacterium sp. MU0050, encodes the following:
- a CDS encoding adenylate/guanylate cyclase domain-containing protein; protein product: MTDGALPRGRASAFVRWVVRTPWPVFTLGMVQADIIGALFVLSFLRFGLPPQDRVQLQDLPQLNLAIFVGYLLISFAIGAYVSLRLLTPVLRWQRREGLLADSDPAATDLARARALRMPIYRTAISLTNWCLGGIVFIAASWPVAGHSAPVLAVATGLGATATAIIGYLQSERTLRPVAVAALRSGTPENFRAPGVILRLVLTWTLGTGVPLLAIVLSIVASKFAILQTSADQLFTPILLMALAALVIGLAGTVLAAMSIADPLRQLRWALGEVQRGNYNAHMQIYDASELGLLQAGFNDMVRDLSERQRLRDLFGRYVGEDVARRALERGTELGGQERDVAVLFVDLVGSTQLASTRPPAEVVNLLNEFFRVVVETVARHGGFVNKFQGDAALCIFGAPIEHPDSYGAALAAARDLHDELLPVLGSSEFGIGVSAGRAIAGHIGARARFEYTVIGDPVNEAARLTELAKLEEGRVLASSQAVSGALDAEALSWDVGEVVELRGRIAPTQLARPIRLAALPQIPNIANSPDVPGGADVSDVSASEPG
- a CDS encoding carboxymuconolactone decarboxylase family protein → MTNLRDDGLNVFREMLPGLLPDNLPNKDVSFGTGFASELMEIGIEGIFGRLWSREGLSRRDRSLVTLGILIALGAEMEMESHFRIARQNGLTEDELAEVIYHASGYAGFPAANTAKDAALKALGKNIQA
- a CDS encoding DNA polymerase III subunit delta', which codes for MSGVFARLVGQHTVEAELVAAAQTARGDAIHSPTGAGSMTHAWLFTGPPGSGRSVAALCFAAALQCTSDGVPGCGQCRDCTTAMAGTHADVRRVIPEGLSIGVGEMRAIVQIASRRPSTARWQIVVIEDADRLTEGAANALLKVVEEPPPSTVFLLCAPSVDPEDIAITLRSRCRHIALVTPSADAIAQVLMDRDGLDAEDARWAASVSGGHVGRARRLATDPEARDRRKRALGLARDAATPSRAFAAAEELVAAAEAEAKALTEERNDSETEELRTALGAGGTGKGTAGTMRGAAGAIKDLEKRQKSRQTRASRDALDRALIDLASYFRDALLVALQASQSGGGVTPNHPDMADRVAAMAEHASPDRLLRCIEAVLQCREALAVNVKPRFAVDAMVASVGQALRSDL